TCCTGGGCCTCCTCCGGCCAGGTGGGCTTCAAGGGCTCCCGCAAGTCGACCCCGTTCGCCGCGCAGCTGGCCGCCGAGGCCGCCGCGCGTCGGGCCATGGAACACGGCATGCGCAAGGTCGACGTGTTCGTCAAGGGCCCCGGCTCCGGCCGGGAGACCGCCATCCGTTCGTTGCAGGCCGCGGGCCTCGAGGTCGGGCAGATCTCCGACGTCACGCCGCAGCCGCACAACGGGTGCCGTCCGCCGAAGCGTCGCCGGGTCTGAGAGGTTAGAGAGAGATGGCTCGTTACACCGGTGCTGACTGCCGCCGTTGCCGGCGGGAGAAGATGAAGCTGTTCCTCAAGGGCAGCAAGTGCGATGGCCCGAAGTGCCCGTTCGAGTCCCGGCCGTTCCCGCCCGGGCAGCACGGCCGCGGCCGGACCAAGGAGACGGAGTACCTGCTCCAGCTCCGTGAGAAGCAGAAGGCCCGCCGTGTCTACGGCGTGCTGGAGAAGCAGTTCCGCGGCTACTACGAAGAGGCCGTGGGCAAGAAGGCCAAGACCGGTGAGGTTCTGCTGCAGATCCTCGAGTCGCGGCTGGACAACGTGGTCTACCGGGCCGGCTACGCCAAGTCCCGGGACATGGCCCGTCAGCTGGTCAAGCACGGTCACTTCACGGTGAACGGCAAGAAGGTCGACATCCCGTCGTTCCGCGTCAAGGAGCACGACATCATCGAGGTCCGGGGCAAGAGCAAGGAGCTCACCCCGTTCATCGTCGCGCAGGCCGAGGCCGGCTCCAAGACCGTTCCGGCGTGGCTCGAGGCCATCCCCAGCCAGATGAAGGTCCTCGTGCACTCGCTCCCGGCCCGACAGG
The genomic region above belongs to Micromonospora sp. WMMD1128 and contains:
- the rpsK gene encoding 30S ribosomal protein S11, with amino-acid sequence MPPKARAGAAVKKVRRKERKNVAHGQAHIKSTFNNTIVSITDPTGAVISWASSGQVGFKGSRKSTPFAAQLAAEAAARRAMEHGMRKVDVFVKGPGSGRETAIRSLQAAGLEVGQISDVTPQPHNGCRPPKRRRV
- the rpsD gene encoding 30S ribosomal protein S4, whose product is MARYTGADCRRCRREKMKLFLKGSKCDGPKCPFESRPFPPGQHGRGRTKETEYLLQLREKQKARRVYGVLEKQFRGYYEEAVGKKAKTGEVLLQILESRLDNVVYRAGYAKSRDMARQLVKHGHFTVNGKKVDIPSFRVKEHDIIEVRGKSKELTPFIVAQAEAGSKTVPAWLEAIPSQMKVLVHSLPARQVIDTQVQEQLIVELYSK